Proteins encoded in a region of the Bradyrhizobium sp. CB3481 genome:
- a CDS encoding outer membrane beta-barrel protein, producing MGSESEFASLNVPHGIEERFHSIRLPGRCRASLLPAPAAAILLGLGSSANAQAIPWVNGEFASPWNAQKIFEPSSLPDRTDPETREEIPPEDMPVKKRQQPGYEPIGIRSGSWMFNPSVTAGTFYDSNVFSSSTTQRSDIAAVIEPTLRAHSLWGRHGLDIKLDTQSTVYNQFSSLNQTNASLKGNGWIDITKDTMLLGSFQIAHLNEGVGTLSSPSNAISPTPYNLMSGDVTLRKEFNRLTTSIGVRTDSYDYGSTRAQDGTVINQDARDGQIYSLHSRIDYAISSTLGWFGGVEGNQRDIRGTPGHTLDSQGYRALTGVTVGLSNLVTGEFGAGYVQQRFDDPSIGMIEGPSYRARLTWRPTRLLDVHFNAEQIVTQTSDTSATGVLANAVQLGLDYELRRNIILSLAGGYENDKFFGQFRKDNVITSDTRVKYLVNRFGAVSAYYRYTKRESDVPVFSFDKHLVGMNVTAQF from the coding sequence ATGGGATCCGAGTCAGAATTTGCATCGCTGAACGTGCCGCATGGAATCGAAGAGCGATTCCATTCGATACGCCTGCCCGGTCGATGCCGCGCCAGCCTGTTGCCCGCACCGGCGGCCGCGATCCTGCTGGGTCTTGGATCGTCGGCGAATGCGCAGGCGATTCCGTGGGTCAACGGAGAGTTCGCCTCGCCCTGGAACGCACAGAAGATCTTCGAGCCGTCTTCGCTGCCGGATCGAACCGATCCGGAGACCCGAGAGGAGATTCCGCCCGAGGACATGCCGGTGAAGAAGCGCCAGCAGCCCGGCTACGAGCCGATAGGCATTCGTTCCGGCTCGTGGATGTTCAATCCGTCGGTGACCGCCGGAACTTTCTACGACAGCAACGTCTTTTCGTCGAGCACCACGCAGCGTTCCGATATCGCGGCGGTGATCGAGCCGACGCTGCGCGCGCATTCGCTATGGGGACGGCACGGGCTCGACATCAAGCTCGACACGCAGTCCACGGTCTACAACCAATTCTCCAGCCTGAACCAGACCAATGCCAGCCTGAAGGGCAATGGCTGGATCGATATCACAAAGGACACGATGCTTCTCGGCAGCTTTCAGATCGCGCATCTGAACGAAGGTGTCGGCACGCTCTCCTCGCCCAGCAACGCGATCTCGCCGACGCCGTATAACCTGATGTCAGGCGACGTGACGCTGCGCAAGGAGTTCAATCGCCTGACCACATCGATCGGCGTTCGCACCGATTCATATGACTATGGATCGACGCGCGCCCAGGACGGCACCGTCATCAACCAGGACGCCCGCGACGGCCAGATCTACTCGCTGCACAGCCGGATCGACTACGCCATCTCCTCCACGCTCGGCTGGTTCGGCGGCGTCGAGGGCAATCAGCGCGACATCAGGGGCACGCCGGGCCACACGCTCGATTCGCAAGGCTATCGCGCGCTGACCGGCGTCACCGTCGGCTTGAGCAATCTGGTTACCGGCGAATTCGGCGCCGGCTATGTGCAGCAGCGTTTCGACGATCCGTCGATCGGGATGATCGAGGGCCCATCCTATCGCGCGCGGCTGACATGGCGGCCGACGCGCCTGCTTGACGTTCACTTCAATGCCGAGCAGATCGTCACGCAGACGTCCGACACCAGCGCCACCGGCGTGCTTGCGAACGCGGTGCAGCTCGGCCTCGATTATGAGCTGCGACGCAATATCATCTTGTCGCTCGCCGGCGGATACGAGAACGACAAGTTCTTCGGCCAGTTCCGCAAGGACAACGTGATCACGTCGGACACGCGCGTCAAATATCTCGTCAATCGCTTCGGCGCCGTATCCGCCTATTACCGCTACACCAAGCGCGAAAGCGATGTCCCGGTCTTCAGCTTCGACAAGCACCTGGTAGGAATGAATGTTACAGCGCAATTCTGA
- a CDS encoding UDP-glucose/GDP-mannose dehydrogenase family protein — protein MHIAMIGAGYVGLVSGACFSDFGHQVVCIDSNAEKVAGLNDGEMPIHEPGLAELVARNVAQGRLSFASDLKSAVSEADVVFIAVGTPSRRGDGHADLSYVYAAAREIATALPDKAVVVTKSTVPVGTGDEVERIIREENPQAAVAVVSNPEFLREGAAIRDFKHPDRIVIGTDDARARSVMAEVYRPLHLNASPILYTDRRTAELTKYAANSFLATKIAFINEIADLAEKVGANVQEVARGIGLDNRIGQKFLHAGPGFGGSCFPKDAMALIKTGQDNESPLRIVETVVAVNDQRKRAMARKVANAFGGNIRGKSIAVLGVTFKPDTDDMRDAPSIPLITALQDMGAEVRIFDPVGMEQAKRVFENVTFCENAYRCAKGCHALVIVTEWEQFRALDLKELAAIMACPVIVDLRNIYSQDEVERNGFLYCGVGRPKSVAY, from the coding sequence ATGCATATAGCGATGATTGGCGCCGGCTACGTCGGGCTGGTGTCAGGGGCGTGCTTTTCCGATTTCGGCCATCAGGTGGTTTGCATCGACAGCAACGCGGAGAAGGTGGCCGGTCTCAACGATGGCGAGATGCCGATCCACGAGCCCGGCCTTGCCGAGCTGGTGGCGCGGAACGTCGCCCAGGGCCGGCTATCGTTTGCCAGCGACCTGAAATCGGCCGTCAGCGAGGCGGACGTCGTGTTCATCGCGGTCGGCACGCCATCGAGGCGCGGCGATGGCCATGCCGACCTTTCCTATGTCTATGCAGCGGCGCGCGAGATCGCGACCGCGCTGCCGGACAAAGCGGTGGTGGTGACGAAATCAACGGTGCCGGTCGGCACCGGCGACGAGGTCGAGCGCATCATCCGCGAAGAGAATCCCCAAGCTGCGGTCGCCGTCGTCTCCAATCCCGAGTTCCTGCGCGAGGGCGCAGCGATCCGTGATTTCAAGCATCCCGATCGAATCGTGATCGGAACGGACGACGCGCGCGCCCGCAGCGTGATGGCGGAAGTGTACCGGCCGCTTCACCTCAACGCCTCGCCAATCCTGTATACCGACCGCCGCACCGCGGAGCTGACCAAATACGCCGCCAACTCGTTCCTTGCCACCAAGATCGCCTTCATCAACGAAATCGCCGATCTCGCGGAGAAGGTCGGCGCCAATGTGCAGGAAGTCGCGCGCGGCATCGGCCTTGACAACCGGATCGGGCAGAAATTCCTGCATGCCGGCCCCGGCTTCGGCGGCTCCTGCTTCCCGAAGGACGCGATGGCGCTGATCAAGACGGGCCAGGACAATGAATCGCCGCTGCGGATCGTGGAGACGGTGGTCGCCGTTAACGACCAGCGCAAGCGGGCGATGGCGCGTAAGGTCGCGAATGCGTTCGGCGGCAATATCCGCGGAAAGTCGATTGCAGTGCTCGGCGTCACCTTCAAGCCCGACACCGATGACATGCGCGATGCGCCTTCCATTCCGCTTATCACTGCGCTGCAGGACATGGGCGCTGAGGTCCGGATTTTCGATCCGGTCGGCATGGAGCAGGCCAAGAGGGTATTCGAGAACGTCACCTTCTGCGAGAACGCCTATCGCTGCGCCAAGGGATGCCACGCACTCGTCATTGTTACCGAATGGGAACAGTTCCGGGCGCTGGATCTCAAGGAGCTGGCGGCCATCATGGCCTGTCCCGTCATTGTCGACCTCAGAAACATCTATTCGCAGGACGAGGTCGAGCGGAACGGC
- a CDS encoding AAA family ATPase — protein sequence MLQRNSDLPYVIPDEPPPRPAEGWQYPSVDLREMGRILRRRYKMVALPAVVLLGLALTYLLFATTLYTATSTVLVDPRRANVVETNQSVLSNFGTDDATIESQTLLIQSVAILTRVVGKLKLTEDEEFTPQPGLLDPIKSLFRSSGPSDGASPEEAAKSRSVDILQKRMKVTRQGTTFLVDIAVSSRSPQKAATIANAIADAYFDEQVRAKNDATRIAANWLGGQIEDLKSRVVASEKAVEDYRSANNLMVSQGVTLNDQQITDLNGKLVAARAQTAEARAKYEQIQDIAKSGGDPGGINAAISSEMITKLRTQYADIAKNEAELSSKYGTRHPSVANVRAQRRDTQRLINEEIRRILESTKHDYDVARSRETSLQQSLDQLQGVSTSSGQAQVRLRELQREAEANRTQYESYLARSKETTAQESLEMPDSRIVTKASVPIRPSSPKTMLILGLALMLGLGAGSVLAFLADYLDDRIKTLDRAEAIAGVPALAAVPLIGARELAGLARRGRKELGRYDPKTTKLLPAPLQPPLTRYAIDQPGTFFAEAIRAVRLALQRTMRSRPVKVVQVTSALDSEGKTTLAINLAQSLATLGIRTLLIDGDLRNPQVTHALCPRADAGLLEVAIGHAAPERAILVDQSTGLSILPSTKIKQVEYITELMFSERIVDVLDHFRHRYELIVIDSPPLVPLVDGRALAELSDRIILALAWDQTPGEVLSHAMDLLSPVSDRVMGTVMTRVDLSRLQFYDYYRSSAYLKPYGTASLNAGAAR from the coding sequence ATGTTACAGCGCAATTCTGACCTGCCCTATGTGATCCCTGATGAGCCTCCGCCCCGCCCGGCCGAAGGCTGGCAGTATCCGAGCGTCGATCTGCGCGAGATGGGCCGCATCCTGCGCCGCCGCTACAAGATGGTGGCGCTGCCCGCCGTTGTCCTGCTCGGACTCGCGCTGACCTATCTGCTGTTCGCAACGACTTTATATACGGCGACGTCGACCGTGCTGGTCGATCCGCGCCGCGCCAATGTCGTCGAGACCAACCAGTCGGTGCTGTCGAACTTCGGCACTGACGACGCGACGATCGAAAGCCAGACGCTGCTGATCCAGTCGGTCGCGATCCTGACACGCGTCGTCGGCAAGCTGAAGCTGACGGAAGACGAGGAGTTCACGCCACAGCCGGGCCTGCTCGATCCGATCAAGAGCCTGTTCCGCAGCAGCGGCCCAAGCGACGGCGCCAGCCCGGAGGAAGCCGCCAAGTCCCGTTCCGTCGATATCCTTCAAAAGCGAATGAAGGTGACGCGCCAGGGCACCACCTTCCTGGTCGATATCGCCGTCAGTTCGCGATCGCCGCAAAAGGCCGCCACCATCGCCAACGCGATCGCCGACGCCTATTTCGACGAGCAGGTTCGCGCCAAGAATGATGCCACCCGCATCGCCGCGAACTGGCTTGGCGGCCAGATCGAGGATTTGAAATCGCGCGTCGTTGCCTCCGAAAAGGCCGTCGAGGACTATCGCTCGGCCAACAATCTGATGGTGTCGCAAGGCGTCACGCTCAACGACCAGCAGATCACCGATCTCAACGGCAAGCTGGTCGCCGCCCGCGCGCAGACCGCGGAGGCGCGGGCGAAGTACGAGCAGATTCAGGACATCGCGAAGTCTGGCGGCGATCCCGGCGGCATCAACGCGGCGATTTCCTCGGAGATGATCACGAAGCTCCGCACGCAATATGCCGACATCGCTAAGAACGAGGCGGAACTGTCGAGCAAGTACGGCACGCGCCATCCTTCCGTCGCCAATGTCCGAGCACAGCGGCGCGACACCCAGAGGCTGATCAACGAGGAAATCCGCCGAATCCTCGAGAGCACCAAGCACGATTACGACGTCGCCCGCTCCCGCGAGACATCGCTGCAGCAGAGCCTCGACCAGCTGCAGGGCGTCTCGACCTCCTCAGGCCAGGCGCAGGTGCGCCTGCGCGAACTGCAGCGCGAGGCCGAGGCCAACCGCACGCAGTATGAATCCTATCTGGCGCGTTCCAAGGAAACGACCGCGCAAGAGAGTCTGGAGATGCCGGACTCGCGGATCGTGACCAAGGCCAGCGTTCCGATCAGGCCGTCGTCGCCCAAGACGATGCTGATACTGGGCCTTGCCTTGATGCTCGGCCTCGGCGCGGGCAGCGTGCTGGCATTCCTCGCCGACTATCTCGACGACCGAATCAAGACGCTCGACCGCGCCGAAGCCATTGCGGGCGTGCCCGCCCTTGCCGCCGTCCCCTTGATCGGCGCGCGGGAGCTCGCCGGCCTCGCGCGGCGCGGCCGAAAAGAACTTGGCCGCTATGATCCGAAAACAACGAAACTGCTGCCGGCGCCGCTGCAACCGCCGTTGACACGCTATGCGATCGACCAGCCCGGCACGTTCTTTGCGGAAGCGATCCGGGCCGTCCGCCTGGCGCTGCAACGAACGATGCGGTCGCGGCCGGTGAAGGTGGTGCAGGTCACTTCCGCGCTCGACAGTGAGGGCAAGACCACGTTGGCGATCAACCTGGCGCAGTCGCTGGCCACGCTCGGCATCCGAACGCTGCTCATCGACGGCGACCTGCGCAACCCGCAAGTAACCCACGCGCTCTGTCCGCGCGCCGATGCCGGCCTCTTGGAAGTCGCCATCGGCCACGCCGCGCCGGAGCGCGCGATCCTCGTCGACCAGAGCACGGGACTTTCCATCCTGCCCTCGACCAAAATCAAGCAGGTGGAATACATCACCGAGCTGATGTTCTCCGAGCGGATCGTCGACGTGCTCGATCACTTCCGTCACCGCTACGAGCTGATCGTGATCGATTCGCCGCCGCTGGTGCCGCTGGTCGATGGCCGCGCGCTCGCCGAACTTTCGGATCGCATCATTCTCGCGCTGGCCTGGGACCAGACGCCGGGCGAAGTGCTGTCGCATGCCATGGATCTCTTGTCTCCCGTCAGCGACCGAGTCATGGGCACGGTGATGACCCGCGTCGATCTCAGCCGCTTGCAGTTCTATGACTATTATCGCAGCTCGGCCTATCTCAAGCCCTACGGCACCGCGAGCCTGAATGCCGGAGCTGCGCGGTGA
- a CDS encoding polysaccharide biosynthesis/export family protein has protein sequence MKRRDSLSTKWNSRLTFFCRVCFHNIGGCTCTHGDAAMQQRSFSAGLTLYLILVILAIAGLSAGLSIQASAQTGQSASSAESYILGPNDRIRLKVYGEPDITGEYEISNSGQVSIPLAGHIKAAGATTRQLEKSIASALAKGIVRDPRVNVEIAQYRPYYILGEVKKSGEYPYRHGLTVLDAVASAGGFTYRANENKVFLRRAGAGAEETYPLDAPVPVYPGDNIRVPERYF, from the coding sequence ATGAAGCGTCGCGACTCACTTTCAACAAAATGGAACTCGCGTCTCACATTTTTTTGCCGTGTTTGCTTCCATAACATCGGCGGCTGTACGTGCACTCACGGAGATGCAGCCATGCAGCAACGGTCGTTCAGCGCCGGCCTGACGCTCTACTTAATTCTCGTCATCCTTGCGATTGCCGGCCTCAGCGCCGGTCTTTCGATTCAAGCTTCAGCACAAACGGGTCAATCAGCGTCATCGGCTGAGAGCTACATCCTCGGGCCCAACGACCGAATCAGGCTGAAGGTCTATGGCGAGCCCGACATCACGGGCGAGTATGAGATCAGCAATAGCGGACAGGTTTCGATCCCGCTCGCCGGGCATATCAAGGCTGCAGGCGCCACGACGCGGCAGCTCGAGAAATCGATCGCATCCGCGCTCGCGAAAGGAATTGTGCGCGATCCGCGCGTCAACGTCGAGATCGCGCAGTACCGTCCGTACTACATTCTCGGCGAGGTCAAGAAGAGCGGCGAGTATCCGTATCGTCATGGATTGACGGTGTTGGATGCAGTCGCAAGCGCCGGCGGCTTCACGTACCGCGCCAATGAAAACAAGGTCTTTCTGCGGCGGGCCGGTGCCGGCGCGGAAGAGACCTACCCTCTCGATGCTCCCGTTCCGGTTTATCCGGGCGACAACATCAGGGTTCCGGAGCGCTACTTCTAG
- a CDS encoding sugar transferase, whose translation MASIVTANFDRNSNVAPIRIERTQISVRPVEFAGGGTHGAYRGRRRVRRVARKEPSASIAKRIFDVSAASAALLFFAPLLIAIAILIKATSPGPVLFFQYRYGYRNRRFKIYKFRTMRSDACDVRGVTQTVQGDARVTSIGRILRKTSLDEIPQLLNVIKGDMSLVGPRPHVPGMLAADLPYEDLVPYYFQRHTARPGITGLAQVSGCRGSTAEFEPAVSRIDYDLHYIERWSLRLDIMIIIRTIRKEFLSGSGF comes from the coding sequence ATGGCCTCGATCGTGACAGCCAACTTCGATCGGAACAGCAATGTTGCGCCGATTCGAATAGAGCGCACCCAGATATCGGTCCGTCCTGTCGAATTCGCCGGCGGCGGTACGCATGGCGCGTACCGAGGCCGCCGGCGCGTGCGTCGCGTCGCACGAAAGGAGCCGTCAGCATCGATTGCCAAACGCATTTTCGATGTCAGCGCTGCAAGCGCCGCGCTGCTGTTCTTTGCTCCGCTGCTGATCGCCATTGCGATCCTCATCAAGGCGACATCGCCAGGCCCGGTGCTGTTCTTTCAATATCGCTATGGCTACCGGAATCGCCGTTTCAAGATTTACAAGTTCCGCACTATGCGCAGCGACGCATGCGACGTTCGCGGCGTTACACAGACGGTTCAGGGCGATGCGCGTGTGACCTCGATCGGCCGGATTTTGCGCAAGACCAGCCTCGACGAAATTCCGCAACTGCTCAACGTGATCAAGGGCGACATGTCGCTGGTCGGGCCGCGGCCGCACGTCCCGGGAATGCTGGCGGCCGATCTGCCTTACGAAGACCTCGTGCCCTATTATTTTCAGCGCCACACGGCGCGGCCAGGTATCACCGGGCTGGCACAGGTCAGTGGCTGCAGGGGAAGCACGGCCGAGTTCGAGCCCGCGGTTTCGCGGATCGACTACGATCTCCACTACATCGAGCGATGGTCGCTGCGCCTCGACATCATGATCATCATCCGCACGATCCGCAAAGAGTTCTTGTCGGGCAGCGGCTTCTGA
- a CDS encoding metallophosphoesterase family protein, with translation MAASTPADTRIYAIGDIHGRADLLSEITGRIDDDIRRRPIKHSVEVYLGDYIDRGPHSKEVIDLLAIRLVANHAVCLRGNHEAVMEGFLQDPAILPYWLQLGGLPTLASYGIELNGDTDTAPALQRRFIDAFPREHELVMQCMRHQFICGDFLFVHAGIRPGVSIEHQDINDLIWIRDEFLDSMHQHERFVVHGHTPVPHPDIRHNRINIDTCAWRTGSLTCVAIEGSAVLFL, from the coding sequence GTGGCCGCTTCAACACCGGCCGACACGCGCATCTATGCGATAGGCGACATTCATGGCCGCGCCGATCTTTTGAGCGAGATCACCGGACGAATCGATGACGACATTCGTCGTCGACCGATCAAGCATTCGGTCGAAGTCTATCTCGGGGACTACATCGACCGCGGACCGCACTCCAAGGAGGTGATCGATCTGCTTGCGATCCGCCTCGTCGCCAATCACGCGGTGTGTCTGCGAGGCAACCACGAAGCTGTGATGGAAGGGTTCCTGCAGGATCCGGCGATCCTGCCGTACTGGCTGCAGTTGGGCGGCCTGCCTACGCTTGCATCTTACGGCATCGAACTGAATGGCGACACCGACACGGCCCCTGCCCTGCAGCGTCGCTTTATTGACGCGTTTCCTCGTGAACACGAATTGGTCATGCAGTGCATGCGCCATCAATTCATTTGCGGCGATTTCCTGTTCGTCCACGCCGGCATCCGCCCGGGCGTTTCGATCGAACATCAGGATATCAATGACTTGATCTGGATCCGCGACGAGTTCCTCGACTCCATGCATCAGCACGAACGCTTCGTCGTGCACGGCCACACGCCGGTGCCGCACCCTGATATCAGGCACAACAGAATCAATATCGACACCTGCGCGTGGCGAACCGGATCGTTGACTTGCGTGGCGATCGAAGGATCAGCTGTTCTCTTCTTATGA
- a CDS encoding mannose-1-phosphate guanylyltransferase/mannose-6-phosphate isomerase, which translates to MAIVQPRGRIVPVLLSGGSGSRLWPLSRETYPKQLLSLLGENTLLQQTALRVGDRTLFTEPMVIANADHRFAIGEQLHAAGVDRPTIVLEPFGRNTAPAVAVAALLAGESDPDAVILAMPVDHWVRDHAAFRDAISTGITAARYGRFVLFGVRPSSAATGFGYIRMGDELEAAPPIRSVAGFVEKPDLVTVERLLACDEHVWNSGIFLLPARQFIDELAQRAPEVLAACRNALAGARRDLDFLRLDATAFEACPSISIDYAVMEKTGNAVVVPATFDWSDVGSWSALWSMAEKDSSGNVVVGDAVVEDASGCYVRGDGQLVAALGVEDLVIATSPDVVLVTSRKRDQDVGKLVERLKANGHRSATQTHSVHRPWGYYQSIHAGDRFQVKRITVNPGAKLSLQKHYHRAEHWVVVNGTAIVTRDDEEILLRENESIFVPLGCMHRLENPGKVPLNLIEVQSGSYLGEDDIVRVQDIYDRV; encoded by the coding sequence ATGGCGATTGTGCAGCCGCGCGGCCGTATCGTACCTGTTCTCCTGTCAGGCGGCAGCGGCTCGCGGCTGTGGCCGCTGTCGCGCGAGACCTATCCCAAGCAGTTGCTCTCACTGCTCGGCGAAAACACGCTCCTGCAACAGACCGCGCTGCGGGTTGGCGATCGCACGCTGTTCACCGAGCCGATGGTGATTGCCAATGCCGACCATCGCTTTGCCATCGGCGAGCAGTTGCACGCGGCCGGCGTTGATCGTCCGACCATCGTGCTCGAACCGTTCGGCAGGAATACCGCGCCGGCTGTCGCCGTCGCAGCCTTGCTCGCCGGCGAAAGCGACCCTGACGCCGTAATCCTGGCGATGCCGGTGGACCACTGGGTGCGCGATCATGCCGCGTTTCGCGACGCGATATCGACGGGCATCACGGCGGCGCGCTACGGCCGTTTCGTTCTGTTCGGCGTCCGGCCGTCATCGGCGGCGACCGGGTTCGGCTACATCCGGATGGGCGACGAGTTGGAGGCCGCGCCGCCGATTCGCAGCGTGGCAGGCTTTGTCGAGAAGCCCGACCTGGTGACGGTCGAACGCCTGCTCGCATGCGACGAGCACGTCTGGAACAGCGGCATCTTCCTGCTGCCGGCGCGTCAATTCATCGACGAGCTGGCGCAGCGGGCGCCGGAAGTCCTGGCTGCCTGCCGGAACGCGCTGGCCGGCGCTAGGCGCGATCTCGATTTTCTCCGGCTGGACGCAACCGCCTTCGAGGCGTGCCCGTCGATCTCGATCGATTACGCGGTCATGGAAAAGACCGGCAACGCCGTGGTCGTCCCCGCCACGTTCGACTGGAGCGACGTCGGAAGCTGGTCGGCGCTATGGTCGATGGCGGAAAAGGACTCTTCGGGCAATGTCGTGGTCGGCGATGCCGTCGTGGAGGACGCGTCGGGCTGCTATGTCCGCGGTGACGGACAGCTCGTTGCGGCGCTTGGCGTCGAGGATCTCGTCATTGCCACCTCGCCCGACGTGGTGCTGGTCACCAGCCGCAAGCGCGACCAGGACGTTGGAAAGCTGGTCGAACGCCTGAAAGCCAACGGCCATCGGTCGGCGACCCAGACCCACAGTGTCCACCGTCCGTGGGGCTACTATCAGTCGATCCATGCCGGCGATCGCTTTCAGGTCAAGCGCATCACGGTCAATCCCGGCGCCAAGCTGTCATTGCAGAAGCATTATCATCGCGCCGAGCATTGGGTCGTGGTGAACGGCACCGCAATCGTCACGCGCGATGACGAGGAGATCCTCTTGCGCGAGAATGAATCGATCTTCGTGCCGCTGGGGTGCATGCATCGCCTGGAGAATCCCGGCAAGGTCCCGCTCAATCTGATCGAGGTGCAGTCCGGCAGTTATCTCGGCGAAGACGACATCGTCCGGGTTCAGGACATCTATGACCGCGTCTGA
- a CDS encoding FkbM family methyltransferase: MSAKQQVKELVKDAFPSVWLQWHFMRRPKSAERELSYLDKIIPDDAVTVDVGANCGLYTRRLARLSRQVHAFEPSQQMARLLRRTSARNVFIHEIALSDHDGDAELFIPQGEDGLVHGLASLEARVGSSGRSISAHVPIARLDAVIDQDVAFVKVDVEGHELNVLNGAVELVERCQPVFLVEAEDRHRAEATRSVFEFFREKSYRGFFLKNNDVIAVEQFDSTRLQDADALRPDGGRKDGRFYVNNFFFFPRHLDGESLLSS; encoded by the coding sequence ATGAGCGCTAAGCAGCAGGTCAAGGAGCTGGTGAAGGACGCGTTCCCCTCGGTATGGCTGCAATGGCATTTCATGAGGCGCCCGAAATCGGCGGAGCGGGAACTCTCCTATCTCGACAAGATCATTCCCGATGACGCAGTTACGGTCGACGTCGGCGCGAATTGCGGCCTCTACACGCGGCGGCTGGCGCGGCTTTCCCGGCAGGTTCATGCCTTCGAGCCGTCGCAGCAAATGGCAAGGCTGCTCCGCCGAACCTCGGCTCGGAACGTGTTTATTCACGAGATCGCGCTGTCGGATCATGACGGTGATGCCGAGCTGTTCATTCCACAAGGCGAGGACGGCCTGGTCCATGGCCTGGCCTCGCTGGAGGCGCGGGTCGGTTCATCGGGCAGATCGATTTCTGCCCATGTGCCGATTGCCCGGCTCGATGCCGTGATCGACCAGGATGTCGCGTTTGTGAAGGTCGACGTCGAAGGCCATGAATTGAATGTGCTCAATGGCGCGGTCGAACTCGTCGAACGCTGCCAGCCGGTCTTCCTCGTCGAGGCGGAGGACCGCCATCGCGCCGAGGCAACGCGATCGGTGTTCGAGTTCTTTCGGGAAAAATCCTATCGCGGCTTCTTCCTGAAAAACAATGATGTGATCGCCGTGGAGCAGTTCGATTCGACCAGGCTTCAGGACGCCGATGCGCTGCGGCCGGACGGCGGCCGCAAGGACGGGCGGTTCTACGTCAACAACTTCTTTTTCTTCCCCCGCCATCTCGACGGTGAATCGCTGCTGAGCAGCTAA